A genomic stretch from Carassius auratus strain Wakin chromosome 35, ASM336829v1, whole genome shotgun sequence includes:
- the LOC113054537 gene encoding GTPase IMAP family member 7 gives MACSKCRYCCPFYTPGPPLRIVLIGKTGVGKSAVGNTILRRKVFESSPSANSVTERCKKGMINERREIYVIDTPGILDTSKSKDLIKREILRCIQVSAPGPHAFLLVLQIGRFTTEEQRSVQALQELFGQEASKYMIVVFTHGDALCGKSIEDYVKDGHPELRRVIQSCGSRYVVFNNNDGKNRVQVRKLIEKIDEMVAANGGQWFTQDMFKEAEEKIQQQNVERAAAELMEYQFSFLGMLDNRVALFQQVLLEGIREQFGLDSGFYGT, from the exons ATGGCCTGTTCTAAGTGCCGGTATTGTTGCCCCTTTTATACTCCAG GTCCACCACTTCGCATAGTATTGATTGGAAAAACAGGAGTGGGAAAAAGTGCTGTGGGAAACACTATCCTTCGTAGAAAGGTTTTTGAATCAAGCCCTTCGGCAAACTCTGTCACTGAGCGCTGCAAAAAAGGAATGATCAATGAGCGAAGAGAGATTTATGTGATTGACACACCTGGAATCTTGGATACCAGCAAATCAAAAGACCTCATCAAAAGAGAAATATTGAGATGTATTCAGGTTTCAGCACCAGGTCCTCATGCGTTCCTGCTGGTGTTACAGATTGGCCGTTTCACTACTGAGGAGCAAAGATCAGTCCAGGCCCTGCAAGAGCTCTTCGGACAAGAGGCTTCAAAATACATGATCGTGGTCTTCACTCATGGAGACGCACTCTGTGGCAAATCAATTGAAGACTATGTGAAAGACGGCCACCCAGAACTCCGCAGAGTGATCCAGAGTTGTGGTAGTAGAtatgttgtttttaataacaatGATGGGAAGAATCGAGTTCAAGTGAGGAAATTAATTGAGAAAATTGATGAAATGGTGGCAGCAAATGGGGGACAATGGTTCACTCAGGACATGTTTAAAGAAGCAGAAGAAAAGATTCAGCAACAGAATGTGGAGAGAGCAGCCGCAGAGCTCATGGAATATCAGTTTAGCTTTCTTGGGATGCTCGACAACAGAGTTGCTTTGTTCCAACAAGTATTGTTGGAAGGCATTCGTGAACAGTTTGGTCTTGATAGCGGCTTTTATGGGACTTAA
- the trim69 gene encoding E3 ubiquitin-protein ligase TRIM69 isoform X1 translates to MSNNLPTPDKMDKQKLRAEISPRVSNSSAQRLSRDLTCSICLDLFKQPVSLPCDHTFCKACITSYWGGPRGKVHCGSGSCPQCRKVFPGQSYRPNRIVANIVESYCQGIKESGDQLTGLSADTVPPTPLCNRHREELKLFCEEDQELVCLVCGISQDHRAHTLVCLQDAQKRYRASLTTSANALQKELNSALECEKETEEEVKKLKDHTADLKQRIEAQFSELHQFLYQEEKLLQVKLKTEERRELIRLDEHKALLSVEISRLRRAMNDIEDKLSENDPHRLLRSIKGLPQSRQPLKFEKPALKPPRLCEGRFAGPLQYRVWKSLKGSIYPVPSAITFNSKTANPWLSLTSSLTCVRYQTFNSAVQDNPQRFNAALSLLGSQGFTKGRHYWEVEVYSSTVWTVGAARESVTRKGVINTMPANGFWTLSLSYGVQYMAGTSPPTLLSLEEPLARIGVYLDYKRGLVSFYNAESMTHLYTFKDTFTETLYPYFNLGFLDKVHENEPLKVFLPKI, encoded by the exons ATGTCCAACAATCTTCCCACACCGGACAAAATGGACAAGCAAAAACTGAGAGCTGAAATCAGTCCTCGAGTGTCCAATAGCTCTGCGCAGCGCCTAAGCAGGGATCTCACCTGCTCCATCTGCTTGGACCTGTTCAAGCAACCGGTTTCCTTGCCCTGCGACCACACTTTCTGCAAGGCCTGCATTACGAGTTACTGGGGCGGTCCTCGTGGAAAAGTCCACTGTGGATCTGGTTCCTGTCCTCAGTGCCGGAAAGTTTTTCCAGGCCAGAGCTACAGACCCAACCGTATTGTGGCCAACATTGTGGAGAGCTACTGCCAAGGGATCAAGGAAAGTGGGGATCAGCTGACCGGGTTATCAGCAGACACAGTTCCCCCGACCCCGCTTTGCAACCGACACAGAGAAGAGCTGAAGCTGTTTTGCGAGGAAGACCAGGAGCTGGTGTGTCTGGTGTGTGGGATCTCTCAGGATCACCGGGCTCACACGCTGGTGTGTCTGCAAGATGCACAGAAGAGATACAGG GCTTCTCTGACTACTTCAGCAAATGCTCTTCAAAAAGAGCTCAACAGTGCTCTAGAGTGTGAGAAAGAGACTGAAGAGGAGGTGAAGAAACTGAAG GACCACACTGCAGATCTGAAGCAGAGGATAGAGGCGCAGTTCAGCGAGCTTCATCAGTTCCTGTACCAGGAAGAGAAACTCCTGCAAGTCAAGCTGAAGACGGAGGAACGGCGAGAGCTGATAAGGCTGGATGAGCACAAGGCCCTACTCAGTGTGGAGATATCACGCCTTCGCAGAGCCATGAATGACATCGAGGACAAACTCAGTGAAAATGATCCTCACAGACTACTCAGG AGTATAAAGGGCCTGCCTCAAAG CAGGCAGCCACTGAAGTTTGAGAAGCCGGCACTGAAGCCTCCCAGACTGTGTGAGGGCCGCTTCGCTGGGCCCCTGCAGTACAGAGTGTGGAAGTCACTGAAGGGAAGCATCTATCCAG TTCCCTCAGCCATCACATTTAACTCCAAAACAGCGAACCCCTGGCTCAGTCTTACATCTTCACTCACCTGTGTGCGCTACCAGACCTTCAACAGCGCGGTGCAGGACAATCCCCAGCGATTCAACGCCGCGCTCTCTCTCTTGGGCAGTCAAGGGTTCACTAAAGGCCGCCACTACTGGGAGGTGGAGGTGTACAGCAGCACCGTGTGGACCGTGGGAGCTGCTCGTGAATCCGTCACGAGAAAAGGTGTCATCAATACCATGCCTGCCAACGGCTTCTGGACGCTCTCACTATCATATGGAGTTCAGTATATGGCCGGGACGTCTCCGCCAACAttgctgtctttggaggagcCACTGGCGAGGATCGGCGTGTATCTGGACTACAAAAGAGGCCTGGTGTCCTTCTACAATGCCGAGAGCATGACGCACCTCTACACCTTCAAGGACACCTTCACTGAGACCCTCTACCCTTATTTTAACCTCGGCTTCCTGGATAAAGTGCATGAAAATGAGCCTCTTAAAGTGTTTCTACCTAAAATCTGA
- the trim69 gene encoding E3 ubiquitin-protein ligase TRIM69 isoform X2 produces MSNNLPTPDKMDKQKLRAEISPRVSNSSAQRLSRDLTCSICLDLFKQPVSLPCDHTFCKACITSYWGGPRGKVHCGSGSCPQCRKVFPGQSYRPNRIVANIVESYCQGIKESGDQLTGLSADTVPPTPLCNRHREELKLFCEEDQELVCLVCGISQDHRAHTLVCLQDAQKRYRASLTTSANALQKELNSALECEKETEEEVKKLKDHTADLKQRIEAQFSELHQFLYQEEKLLQVKLKTEERRELIRLDEHKALLSVEISRLRRAMNDIEDKLSENDPHRLLRSIKGLPQRQPLKFEKPALKPPRLCEGRFAGPLQYRVWKSLKGSIYPVPSAITFNSKTANPWLSLTSSLTCVRYQTFNSAVQDNPQRFNAALSLLGSQGFTKGRHYWEVEVYSSTVWTVGAARESVTRKGVINTMPANGFWTLSLSYGVQYMAGTSPPTLLSLEEPLARIGVYLDYKRGLVSFYNAESMTHLYTFKDTFTETLYPYFNLGFLDKVHENEPLKVFLPKI; encoded by the exons ATGTCCAACAATCTTCCCACACCGGACAAAATGGACAAGCAAAAACTGAGAGCTGAAATCAGTCCTCGAGTGTCCAATAGCTCTGCGCAGCGCCTAAGCAGGGATCTCACCTGCTCCATCTGCTTGGACCTGTTCAAGCAACCGGTTTCCTTGCCCTGCGACCACACTTTCTGCAAGGCCTGCATTACGAGTTACTGGGGCGGTCCTCGTGGAAAAGTCCACTGTGGATCTGGTTCCTGTCCTCAGTGCCGGAAAGTTTTTCCAGGCCAGAGCTACAGACCCAACCGTATTGTGGCCAACATTGTGGAGAGCTACTGCCAAGGGATCAAGGAAAGTGGGGATCAGCTGACCGGGTTATCAGCAGACACAGTTCCCCCGACCCCGCTTTGCAACCGACACAGAGAAGAGCTGAAGCTGTTTTGCGAGGAAGACCAGGAGCTGGTGTGTCTGGTGTGTGGGATCTCTCAGGATCACCGGGCTCACACGCTGGTGTGTCTGCAAGATGCACAGAAGAGATACAGG GCTTCTCTGACTACTTCAGCAAATGCTCTTCAAAAAGAGCTCAACAGTGCTCTAGAGTGTGAGAAAGAGACTGAAGAGGAGGTGAAGAAACTGAAG GACCACACTGCAGATCTGAAGCAGAGGATAGAGGCGCAGTTCAGCGAGCTTCATCAGTTCCTGTACCAGGAAGAGAAACTCCTGCAAGTCAAGCTGAAGACGGAGGAACGGCGAGAGCTGATAAGGCTGGATGAGCACAAGGCCCTACTCAGTGTGGAGATATCACGCCTTCGCAGAGCCATGAATGACATCGAGGACAAACTCAGTGAAAATGATCCTCACAGACTACTCAGG AGTATAAAGGGCCTGCCTCAAAG GCAGCCACTGAAGTTTGAGAAGCCGGCACTGAAGCCTCCCAGACTGTGTGAGGGCCGCTTCGCTGGGCCCCTGCAGTACAGAGTGTGGAAGTCACTGAAGGGAAGCATCTATCCAG TTCCCTCAGCCATCACATTTAACTCCAAAACAGCGAACCCCTGGCTCAGTCTTACATCTTCACTCACCTGTGTGCGCTACCAGACCTTCAACAGCGCGGTGCAGGACAATCCCCAGCGATTCAACGCCGCGCTCTCTCTCTTGGGCAGTCAAGGGTTCACTAAAGGCCGCCACTACTGGGAGGTGGAGGTGTACAGCAGCACCGTGTGGACCGTGGGAGCTGCTCGTGAATCCGTCACGAGAAAAGGTGTCATCAATACCATGCCTGCCAACGGCTTCTGGACGCTCTCACTATCATATGGAGTTCAGTATATGGCCGGGACGTCTCCGCCAACAttgctgtctttggaggagcCACTGGCGAGGATCGGCGTGTATCTGGACTACAAAAGAGGCCTGGTGTCCTTCTACAATGCCGAGAGCATGACGCACCTCTACACCTTCAAGGACACCTTCACTGAGACCCTCTACCCTTATTTTAACCTCGGCTTCCTGGATAAAGTGCATGAAAATGAGCCTCTTAAAGTGTTTCTACCTAAAATCTGA
- the LOC113053927 gene encoding GTPase IMAP family member 2, with the protein MWHDDEGNHAAIKRKNTLTIVLLGQTGSGKSATGNTILRKHHFKSNASSVPVTQTCQMAEETVCGIKIMVIDTPDFFDEDLKNQQEEIKKFKELAQPGPDVYLLVMEIGRFTDGERAIVQNIQRAFGAEVVKETIVLFTSKEKLRGKTVAEYIKNTDTQLQELIRACGSRCHAFNNNDHSVSQPERLIEMILEMKKKNGSADTVEHYSFCKESEKKDCRIQ; encoded by the exons ATGTGGCATGATGATG AAGGAAACCATGCTGCTATCAAGAGGAAAAACACTTTGACCATCGTGCTTCTgggacagacaggaagtggaaAGAGCGCCACTGGAAACACCATCTTgagaaaacatcattttaaatcaaatgccagTTCTGTGCCGGTAACACAGACGTGCCAGATGGCAGAAGAGACTGTTTGTGGAATTAAAATCATGGTCATTGACACCCCAGATTTCTTTGACGAAGACCTAAAAAACCAACAAGAAGAGATAAAGAAGTTCAAAGAGCTCGCTCAGCCAGGGCCTGACGTGTATTTACTGGTCATGGAGATTGGCCGATTcacagatggagagagagcaaTAGTTCAGAACATCCAGAGAGCGTTTGGTGCTGAAGTGGTAAAAGAAACCATCGTTCTGTTTACTAGCAAGGAGAAATTACGAGGAAAGACTGTGGCGGAGTACATTAAAAACACTGACACACAACTGCAAGAGCTGATCAGAGCCTGTGGGTCAAGGTGTCATGCATTTAACAACAATGACCACAGTGTTTCACAGCCTGAGAGACTGATAGAGATGATTTtggaaatgaagaagaaaaatggAAGTGCTGATACTGTAGAACACTACTCATTTTGTAAGGAATCAGAGAAAAAAGACTGCAGAATTCAGTAG
- the pcna gene encoding proliferating cell nuclear antigen, which yields MFEARLVQGSILKKVLEALKDLITEACWDVSSSGISLQSMDSSHVSLVQLTLRSDGFDSYRCDRNLAMGVNLSSMSKILKCAGNEDIITLRAEDNADSLALVFETLNQEKVSDYEMKLMDLDVEQLGIPEQEYSCVVKMPSGEFARICRDLSQIGDAVMISCAKDGVKFSASGELGTGNVKLSQTSNVDKEDEAVTIEMNEPVQLIFALNYLNFFTKATPLSKTVTLSMSADIPLVVEYKIADMGHVKYYLAPKIDEESS from the exons ATGTTTGAGGCACGTCTCGTTCAAGGATCAATCCTTAAGAAGGTTCTGGAGGCTCTGAAAGACCTCATCACCGAAGCCTGCTGGGATGTCAGCTCCTCGGGCATCTCGCTGCAGAGCATGGATTCATCTCATGTGTCTCTGGTGCAGCTGACGCTCCGGAGCGATGGGTTCGACTCCTACCGCTGCGACAGAAACCTGGCCATGGGTGTCAATTTGAGCAG CATGTCAAAGATTCTGAAGTGTGCTGGGAATGAAGATATCATCACACTTAGGGCAGAAGACAATGCGGACTCTTTGGCACTTGTCTTTGAAACACTCA ATCAGGAGAAAGTGTCGGACTATGAGATGAAACTGATGGATCTGGATGTGGAGCAGCTAGGGATTCCA GAGCAGGAATACAGCTGTGTGGTGAAGATGCCCTCTGGTGAGTTTGCCCGTATCTGTAGGGATCTGTCACAGATCGGTGATGCTGTCATGATCTCTTGTGCCAAGGATGGTGTGAAGTTCTCTGCCAGCGGAGAGCTGGGCACAGGCAACGTCAAGCTCTCACAGACCAGCAATGTCGACAAGGAGGATGAAGCG GTGACGATTGAGATGAATGAGCCTGTGCAGCTCATTTTTGCTTTGAACTACCTGAACTTCTTCACCAAGGCCACTCCTTTGTCCAAAACAGTCACACTCAGCATGTCCGCAGACATTCCACTAG TGGTAGAGTACAAGATTGCAGACATGGGACACGTCAAATACTACCTGGCACCCAAGATTGATGAAGAATCATCTTAA
- the LOC113054535 gene encoding LOW QUALITY PROTEIN: GTPase IMAP family member 8 (The sequence of the model RefSeq protein was modified relative to this genomic sequence to represent the inferred CDS: deleted 1 base in 1 codon) yields the protein MSQLENAKVTQSGGGDKITLVLLGKNSNDKSMIGNTILNANCFIGSNNICTRAEERVDDQMVCIINTPDLFHQNRETEENIEEIKTLYPGPRMFLLVLQDKQLSQEEMSMFNQLKAEFGEKMVENTVVVLVNNQENTSEEPYDHADENLKKLLDECGRRMCVHDNKNANKLTNLVMKEWKKIHEKQVKESSNSTLAERTEPVTSSQSSPTYEDIDAYLEMRPKNEASWVSENSKEKSVQTSRSKDMMTVVLLGKISNNKCLVGNTIFQKDHFRSERAKCEKIVDNVGGEEVCIINTPDLFHKPSSSDPEANRMDELKPSYPGPRAFLLVLQDSMVLPEEMEMFNEVKKKLGPKMVEQTIVLFNGDKKASSNKMDTPLSNKNDHEKILEECGKRQCVYSKLTKSTELIKELMIYKESMKNQTSETTKVRGMHANKEIQSLNNTASGGYKVDRPKPLTIVLLGQTGCGKSATGNTILKKHHFESHASSVPVTKVCQMAEETVYDMRIRVIDTPDFFNEDLKNQDKQITKCKELAQPGPDVYLLVMQLGRFTEGEREVLPHLKREFGDDVTLKTVILFTGKEKLKNKILTDYINGSEKELQELIKTCHSRCCAFNNNKEKSSHQVKKLLDLISDMQENSATAHPHRKKHKDNKECNIL from the exons ATGTCACAAT TGGAGAATGCAAAGGTGACGCAATCTGGTGGAGGAGACAAGATCACTTTGGTGCTGCTGGGAAAAAACAGCAATGATAAGTCTATGATAGGGAATACCATATTAAATGCAAACTGTTTCATAGGTAGTAACAACATATGTACAAGAGCTGAAGAAAGAGTAGATGATCAGATGGTCTGTATCATAAACACTCCAGACCTATTCCACCAAAATAGAGAAACAGAGGAGAATATAGAGGAGATAAAAACCCTATATCCAGGGCCACGCATGTTTCTTCTGGTTCTGCAGGACAAACAGCTCTCACAGGAAGAGATGTCAATGTTCAACCAACTGAAAGCGGAATTTGGAGAGAAAATGGTGGAAAATACTGTCGTAGTGCTAGTTAACAATCAGGAGAATACATCTGAAGAACCATATGACCACGCAGATGAGAATCTCAAAAAACTACTAGATGAGTGTGGACGGAGAATGTGTGTTCACGACAACAAAAATGCTAACAAGCTGACCAATCTGGTGATGAAAGAATGGAAGAAAATACATGAAAAGCAGGTTAAAGAATCAAGCAACTCCACACTTGCCGAGAG AACTGAACCTGTAACATCATCTCAATCCAGTCCGACATATGAGGACATTGATGCATATTTAGAAATGAGGCCAAAAAATGAAGCGTCATGGGTGTCTGAAAACAGCAAAG AAAAGAGCGTTCAGACATCTAGAAGTAAAGACATGATGACAGTGGTCCTGCTGGGAAAGATAAGCAACAACAAGTGTCTCGTAGGGAAcacaattttccaaaaagatcaTTTCCGATCAGAGAGGGCCAAGTGTGAGAAGATAGTGGATAATGTTGGTGGTGAGGAGGTCTGTATTATCAACACTCCAGACCTTTTTCATAAACCAAGCTCATCAGATCCAGAAGCTAACAGAATGGACGAGCTAAAGCCATCATACCCAGGTCCACGTGCGTTCCTTCTTGTACTCCAGGACAGTATGGTGTTACCAGAAGAGATGGAGATGTTTAATGAAGTAAAGAAGAAGCTTGGACCGAAAATGGTTGAACAAACAATTGTGCTGTTTAATGGTGATAAAAAGGCATCTTCAAATAAAATGGACACACCattgtcaaacaaaaatgaccaCGAAAAAATCCTGGAGGAGTGTGGGAAA AGACAGTGTGTTTACAGCAAACTCACTAAGAGTACTGAACTAATCAAAGAACTGATGATATACAAAGAAAGCATGAAGAACCAAACATCAGAAACTACAAAAGTAAG AGGGATGCATGCCAATAAGGAGATTCAATCACTAAATAATACAG CATCAGGTGGATACAAGGTGGATCGGCCAAAACCTTTGACCATCGTGCTGCTGGGACAGACAGGATGTGGGAAGAGTGCTACAggaaatacaatattaaaaaagcaCCATTTTGAATCACATGCTAGTTCTGTGCCAGTAACAAAGGTGTGCCAGATGGCAGAGGAAACTGTTTATGATATGAGGATTAGGGTTATAGACACTCCAGATTTCTTTAATGAAGACCTTAAAAACCAGGACAAACAGATAACGAAGTGCAAGGAGCTCGCTCAGCCAGGGCCTGATGTGTATTTGCTGGTCATGCAGCTTGGCCGTTTCACAGAGGGCGAGAGAGAGGTTCTCCCACATCTGAAGAGAGAGTTTGGCGACGATGTGACTTTAAAGACTGTAATTCTTTTCACGGGTAAAGAGAAGCTGAAGAACAAGATTTTAACGGATTACATCAACGGCAGCGAAAAGGAACTTCAGGAACTGATCAAAACCTGTCATTCAAGATGTTGtgcatttaacaacaacaaagagAAATCCAGTCATCAGGTGAAAAAACTTCTGGACCTCATTTCTGACATGCAGGAAAATAGTGCCACAGCACACCCTCACAGAAAAAAGCATAAGGATAACAAAGAATGCAATATCTTGTGA
- the LOC113054536 gene encoding GTPase IMAP family member 8: MPKGENKTAQVTDDDSVVTVVLLGQNSADKCLIGNTMLGYNCFQPGRSMYQKALGRMKDELLYIINTPDLFWRIFQEPEANTIEEMKPSYTGPRMFLLVLHDEQLSQEEVEMFTQMKERFGEKMTKNITVVLIDDRETSRQSCNIADIHLKKILHECEERICVFSKDTADSDLVRQLLIHITKTAEKEEADPGRFHEVDSEQPKTMPGESDCSIITLVLLGLNSDDKCLIGNSILQYDCFVAGKATCEKVVARVADQMVCIVNTPDLFYKPSPDSIADSMEEMKLSYAGPRMFIMVLQDKTLSQEEMEMFAQLKERFGKKQLENTFVVIIGSEENNLSKNFEADKTLKKILDECKETVYVYRSNVKSTELVGQLIGQNNMQAGI, encoded by the exons ATGCCAAAAG GagaaaataaaacagcacaaGTTACAGACGATGACAGCGTTGTCACCGTGGTGCTCCTGGGACAAAACAGCGCTGATAAGTGCCTGATAGGAAACACCATGCTTGGGTATAACTGCTTCCAGCCAGGAAGGTCCATGTATCAAAAGGCTCTGGGAAGAATGAAAGACGAGCTGCTCTACATTATAAACACCCCGGACCTTTTCTGGAGAATATTCCAAGAACCAGAAGCTAATACTATCGAGGAGATGAAGCCATCATACACAGGTCCACGCATGTTCCTCCTGGTGCTCCACGATGAACAGCTGTCCCAGGAAGAGGTGGAGATGTTTACCCAAATGAAGGAGAGATTTGGAgagaaaatgactaaaaatattaCTGTGGTGTTGATCGACGACAGAGAGACATCAAGACAGTCCTGCAACATAGCAGATATACACCTCAAAAAGATTCTACATGAATGTGAGGAGAGAATTTGTGTCTTCAGCAAAGATACGGCAGACTCAGATCTGGTCAGACAGCTATTGATACATATTACAAAAACGGCAGAGAAAGAGGAAGCTGATCCTGGCAG ATTCCATGAAGTTGACTCCGAACAACCAAAAACAATGCCAG GGGAGAGTGACTGCAGTATCATCACCTTGGTGCTCCTGGGATTGAACAGCGATGACAAGTGCCTGATAGGGAACAGTATTCTCCAGTATGATTGTTTCGTGGCTGGAAAAGCCACATGTGAGAAGGTTGTGGCTAGAGTAGCTGATCAGATGGTCTGTATTGTCAACACTCCTGACCTTTTCTATAAACCAAGCCCAGATTCAATAGCTGATAGTATGGAGGAGATGAAGCTATCATACGCAGGTCCACGTATGTTCATCATGGTACTGCAGGACAAAACTCTTTCACAGGAAGAGATGGAGATGTTCGCCCAACTGAAGGAGAGATTTGGAAAGAAACAGCTCGAAAACACGTTTGTTGTGATTATAGGTAGCGAAGAAAATAACTTAAGCAAGAATTTTGAAGCTGATAAGACCCTCAAAAAGATTCTAGATGAGTGTAAGGAGACGGTTTATGTTTACAGGAGTAATGTGAAAAGCACTGAGCTGGTTGGACAGCTTATAGGACAAAACAACATGCAAGCAGGAATCTGA